The following coding sequences lie in one Apium graveolens cultivar Ventura chromosome 3, ASM990537v1, whole genome shotgun sequence genomic window:
- the LOC141713066 gene encoding E3 ubiquitin-protein ligase RGLG4 isoform X2, whose protein sequence is MGNAFSFSTKKRPLLSSDRTKNAGGDSSCRSVSRRSVVISEAPSVQKKSSFSSWKASSKSFSYKKTNKYAFIPDNFSTVEQVTEALTEAGLESSNLIIGIDFTKSNEWTGKVSFNNRSLHAIGDTRNPYEKAISIIGKTLAPFDEDNLIPCFGFGDATTHDEEVFSFHSDHSPCHGFEEVLDCYRRVAPNINLSVNIVEKSGGQYHILVIIADGQVSRSADIREKELSPQEEKTIQSIVNASVHPLSIVLVGVGDGPWEDMRKFDDKIPARKFDNFQFVNFTAIMSKNVTLSEKETAFAVAALMEIPIQYKAATEFGLVGNVTGKAKKIVPRRPPIPYTRRAISLSREQNNLSTSEDERSQVCAICLTNNKDMAFNCGHMTCRECGMLVSTCPICRHQISSRIRLYTG, encoded by the exons ATGGGGAATGCATTTTCTTTTTCTACTAAAAAAAGACCTTTGCTCTCGTCTGATCGCACCAAAAATGCTGGTGGTGACAGTAGTTGTCGATCAGTTTCGAGACGAAGCGTAGTTATTAGTGAAGCTCCTTCTGTGCAAAAGAAATCATCGTTTTCATCCTGGAAAGCTAGTAGTAAGAGTTTCTCATACAAGAAAACCAACAAGTATGCTTTCATCCCGGATAATTTCTCCACTGTTGAACAG GTTACAGAGGCCTTGACAGAAGCAGGCCTGGAGTCTTCAAATCTTATTATTGGAATAGACTTCACGAAAAGTAATGAATGGACAG GGAAAGTTTCATTCAACAATCGCAGCCTGCATGCCATTGGTGATACTCGTAATCCTTATGAGAAAGCAATATCCATTATTGGAAAGACTTTGGCTCCGTTTGATGAAGACAACTTAATACCTTGTTTTGGGTTTGGTGATG CCACTACTCACGATGAAGAAGTGTTTAGCTTCCACAGTGATCATTCGCCCTGCCATGGATTTGAAGAAGTTTTAGATTGCTATAGGAGGGTGGCTCCCAACATTAACTTGTCAG TTAATATAGTGGAAAAAAGTGGCGGACAATACCATATTCTGGTCATAATAGCAGATGGGCag GTCTCACGTAGTGCTGATATCCGTGAAAAGGAACTCAGTCCACAAGAAGAAAAAACAATACAATCAATCGTCAATGCAAG TGTGCATCCTCTTTCAATTGTGCTTGTTGGTGTTGGAGATGGACCTTGGGAAGATATGAGAAAATTTGACGACAAGATACCTGCGCGTAAATTTGATAATTTTCAG TTTGTTAATTTTACAGCGATTATGTCCAAAAATGTAACTCTGTCAGAGAAGGAAACTGCATTTGCTGTTGCTGCTCTCATGGAGATTCCCATTCAGTATAAAGCTGCCACCGAGTTTGGTTTAGTTGG GAATGTTACAGGTAAAGCAAAGAAAATTGTTCCACGCCGCCCTCCAATTCCTTACACACGTCGTGCAATATCTTTATCCAGGGAACAAAACAATCTTTCGACATCTGAAGATGAAAGGAGTCAG GTCTGTGCTATTTGCCTGACCAACAACAAGGACATGGCTTTCAATTGCGGACACATG ACTTGTAGAGAATGTGGAATGCTAGTGTCAACCTGTCCTATTTGCCGTCACCAGATCAGCAGTCGTATTAGGTTGTATACCGGGTGA
- the LOC141713066 gene encoding E3 ubiquitin-protein ligase RGLG4 isoform X1 has translation MGNAFSFSTKKRPLLSSDRTKNAGGDSSCRSVSRRSVVISEAPSVQKKSSFSSWKASSKSFSYKKTNKYAFIPDNFSTVEQVTEALTEAGLESSNLIIGIDFTKSNEWTGKVSFNNRSLHAIGDTRNPYEKAISIIGKTLAPFDEDNLIPCFGFGDATTHDEEVFSFHSDHSPCHGFEEVLDCYRRVAPNINLSGPTSYGPVVDAAVNIVEKSGGQYHILVIIADGQVSRSADIREKELSPQEEKTIQSIVNASVHPLSIVLVGVGDGPWEDMRKFDDKIPARKFDNFQFVNFTAIMSKNVTLSEKETAFAVAALMEIPIQYKAATEFGLVGNVTGKAKKIVPRRPPIPYTRRAISLSREQNNLSTSEDERSQVCAICLTNNKDMAFNCGHMTCRECGMLVSTCPICRHQISSRIRLYTG, from the exons ATGGGGAATGCATTTTCTTTTTCTACTAAAAAAAGACCTTTGCTCTCGTCTGATCGCACCAAAAATGCTGGTGGTGACAGTAGTTGTCGATCAGTTTCGAGACGAAGCGTAGTTATTAGTGAAGCTCCTTCTGTGCAAAAGAAATCATCGTTTTCATCCTGGAAAGCTAGTAGTAAGAGTTTCTCATACAAGAAAACCAACAAGTATGCTTTCATCCCGGATAATTTCTCCACTGTTGAACAG GTTACAGAGGCCTTGACAGAAGCAGGCCTGGAGTCTTCAAATCTTATTATTGGAATAGACTTCACGAAAAGTAATGAATGGACAG GGAAAGTTTCATTCAACAATCGCAGCCTGCATGCCATTGGTGATACTCGTAATCCTTATGAGAAAGCAATATCCATTATTGGAAAGACTTTGGCTCCGTTTGATGAAGACAACTTAATACCTTGTTTTGGGTTTGGTGATG CCACTACTCACGATGAAGAAGTGTTTAGCTTCCACAGTGATCATTCGCCCTGCCATGGATTTGAAGAAGTTTTAGATTGCTATAGGAGGGTGGCTCCCAACATTAACTTGTCAG GTCCAACATCTTATGGACCTGTAGTTGATGCTGCAGTTAATATAGTGGAAAAAAGTGGCGGACAATACCATATTCTGGTCATAATAGCAGATGGGCag GTCTCACGTAGTGCTGATATCCGTGAAAAGGAACTCAGTCCACAAGAAGAAAAAACAATACAATCAATCGTCAATGCAAG TGTGCATCCTCTTTCAATTGTGCTTGTTGGTGTTGGAGATGGACCTTGGGAAGATATGAGAAAATTTGACGACAAGATACCTGCGCGTAAATTTGATAATTTTCAG TTTGTTAATTTTACAGCGATTATGTCCAAAAATGTAACTCTGTCAGAGAAGGAAACTGCATTTGCTGTTGCTGCTCTCATGGAGATTCCCATTCAGTATAAAGCTGCCACCGAGTTTGGTTTAGTTGG GAATGTTACAGGTAAAGCAAAGAAAATTGTTCCACGCCGCCCTCCAATTCCTTACACACGTCGTGCAATATCTTTATCCAGGGAACAAAACAATCTTTCGACATCTGAAGATGAAAGGAGTCAG GTCTGTGCTATTTGCCTGACCAACAACAAGGACATGGCTTTCAATTGCGGACACATG ACTTGTAGAGAATGTGGAATGCTAGTGTCAACCTGTCCTATTTGCCGTCACCAGATCAGCAGTCGTATTAGGTTGTATACCGGGTGA